A window from Fusarium musae strain F31 chromosome 8, whole genome shotgun sequence encodes these proteins:
- a CDS encoding hypothetical protein (EggNog:ENOG41), which translates to MRPTARVFARYLEAGTPTGLTGLWTHATPRSTLLYLYGTTLSKLQSIPENSMYRQSVEAVTKHRMSLVEQMIPPGYNEWAVRAKELVSKNSSQFRVASGRVDGSEAHTVKLGDKIFVVGRKHEAGDIRVEEWNGEEDEGPEYEGIRTQKEREDQVTWAERKPLEDHEKIEWEDEPQMTADQVHELEQKIGAGLIEEVIQVAEGELKLVETMEKTKVWEDLEEKPAPGQWTYFDRT; encoded by the exons ATGAGGCCAACAGCTCGTGTGTTTGCGCGCTACCTAGAGGCCGGTACTCCCACCGGTCTCACTGGTTTATGGACTCATGCCACACCCCGATCGACCCTCCTCTACCTGTACGGCACAACCCTCAGCAAGCTCCAGAGCATCCCCGAGAACTCCATGTACCGTCAATCCGTTGAGGCTGTCACCAAGCACCGAATGTCTCTCGTTGAGCAGATGATCCCTCCAGGTTACAACGAGTGGGCGGTTCGCGCCAAGGAGCTCGTCAGCAAGAACTCCTCTCAGTTCCGAGTGGCCAGCGGCCGCGTTGACGGTAGCGAAGCTCATACTGTTAAGCTAGGCGACAAGATCTTTGTGGTGGGCCGAAAGCACGAGGCGGGCGATATCCGAGTCGAGGAGTGGAatggcgaggaggatgagggccCTGAGTACGAGGGAATTCGAACACAAAAGGAGCGAGAGGACCAGGTTACCTGGGCAGAGCGCAAGCCTCTCGAGGAtcatgagaagattgagtgGGAAGACGAGCCTCAGATGACTGCGGACCA GGTCCACGAGCTCGAGCAGAAGATCGGAGCTGGCCTTATCGAGGAGGTTATTCAAGTCGCCGAGGGCGAGCTTAAGCTAGTTGAGACCATGGAGAAGACCAAGGT ctGGGAGGATCTCGAGGAGAAGCCTGCCCCTGGTCAGTGGACTTACTTTGACCGAACCTAA
- a CDS encoding hypothetical protein (EggNog:ENOG41) encodes MPQSSINPLSHSPGVVAQFAIAGLSETDQNPSQRIRDFPHRGISSNEAFSIEAESDEDPETEGDEAARPKSKKPTSRKLGGHFDVLLQSIHYFLDRGEIAKASRAYGLILQLRPSGLPIDIRHHDLWAIGAEILMREGEETSQQDNGSHETQLKPTKRWGRAANMSKVKGYFDTLIQQHPYDYKTPKIISALDFWIALFSCEIYNTHTEHILALNRLEREIDEESRRESFGNDESIASDETDSVEARKLYKKDELRFQALSIMKDITKRMDVLMQDMPYSRNQHYLRLHAMASFYIADLVIPISPVSQYQAEEVQKSRLMEQQSARNYLERIIIYGGELDKAAWKALNPSGDVEGDTSIPLYSSLPIRGL; translated from the coding sequence ATGCCCCAAAGCTCCATCAACCCTCTCAGCCATTCTCCTGGTGTAGTTGCCCAGTTCGCTATCGCCGGCCTCTCAGAGACGGATCAGAATCCTTCACAGCGCATACGCGACTTTCCACATCGCGGCATCTCATCGAATGAAGCCTTTTCTATTGAAGCCGAGAGTGATGAAGACCCGGAAACGGAAGGAGACGAAGCAGCGCGCCCAAAGTCTAAGAAACCCACAAGCCGTAAACTGGGTGGTCATTTTGATGTCCTCTTACAGTCTATTCACTACTTTCTTGATCGAGGGGAGATAGCTAAGGCATCTCGTGCGTATGGCCTTATTCTGCAGCTGCGTCCTTCTGGTCTCCCTATCGATATTCGACATCATGATCTCTGGGCCATAGGTGCAGAAATTCTCATGcgtgaaggtgaagaaacTTCGCAACAAGATAATGGTTCACATGAGACTCAGCTAAAACCTACCAAGAGATGGGGTCGGGCCGCTAATATGAGCAAGGTCAAAGGCTACTTCGATACCCTGATACAGCAGCACCCCTATGACTACAAGACCCCAAAgatcatctcagccttggatTTCTGGATTGCTCTGTTTAGCTGCGAAATCTACAATACTCATACCGAACATATACTGGCCCTAAATCGGCtagagagagagattgaTGAAGAGTCTCGCCGAGAGTCTTTCGGCAATGACGAAAGCATCGCAAGTGACGAAACAGACAGTGTGGAAGCGAGGAAACTTTACAAGAAGGACGAGCTGCGATTCCAGGCATTATCCATCATGAAGGATATCACGAAGAGGATGGATGTACTGATGCAGGATATGCCGTACTCAAGAAATCAGCATTATCTTCGATTACACGCCATGGCCTCTTTTTACATTGCAGACCTAGTCATTCCCATCAGCCCCGTCTCGCAGTATCAGGCCGAAGAAGTGCAAAAATCAAGGCTAATGGAACAACAGAGTGCCAGAAATTATCTGGAGAGAATAATCATATATGGAGGCGAGTTGGACAAAGCTGCATGGAAAGCTTTGAACCCTTCAGGTGATGTCGAGGGAGATACTTCTATTCCACTATACTCAAGTCTACCGATTAGGGGTCTCTAG
- a CDS encoding hypothetical protein (EggNog:ENOG41) translates to MIITSISTAEVRVVLRVYFLVILALTGFFVRRVLHGRNKLRILGGSSILATRALNSLDGLDLLLAPLKLRALPSGAFGFSFLLFLFVLGKAADLLTSYLVVNRLIQSRCSFGQGLVFDDGTNLPLPPFNGRPFQVVQNAQLLAVNNSCPYGLYKKLNTDSSFCPENRDILGSWNCNIVNDQTPQSWPSGTNSSDIARSMNQKGLIYDNGYVEQTQWSSGFVNHLVIWSTSATLDSDGSLWSVKAAVETTYKSEDDIQLTPLTCSVSASGAEQTIRGMASGTALKEWVPTFQGLMYNGFNTTAIQDVQDALAILLNTMTMISGGNNYLLAEPGPGQDKTQGCLASAAYVPTVIVVIFLAVAGLGITAFVAWCITSIRLFRSPSELEALPLSAEEWATFAAREYLSTANNNHSVVVAPVETFELKSFSVGFSQPNIGRLGMFQRRQGNLLNQ, encoded by the coding sequence ATGATCATTACCTCGATAAGCACGGCTGAAGTCCGAGTGGTTCTTCGTGTATATTTCCTCGTTATCCTTGCCCTGACAGGTTTCTTTGTACGCAGGGTTCTCCATGGTCGCAACAAGCTTCGCATATTGGGTGGAAGTAGCATCCTGGCCACGCGGGCACTCAATTCTCTTGATGGGCTGGACCTTTTGCTTGCTCCCCTGAAACTCCGAGCTCTTCCTAGCGGTGCATttggcttctccttcttactCTTCTTGTTTGTCCTGGGGAAAGCTGCCGATCTTCTCACGTCCTACCTCGTTGTCAACCGCTTGATCCAATCACGCTGCTCGTTCGGTCAGGGCCTTGTCTTTGACGATGGTACAAATCTTCCCTTGCCGCCATTCAACGGACGGCCTTTCCAAGTTGTGCAGAATGCACAGCTGTTGGCCGTCAATAACTCATGTCCTTACGGTCTCTACAAGAAACTGAATACCGATTCAAGCTTCTGCCCAGAGAATAGAGACATTCTCGGATCATGGAACTgcaacatcgtcaacgaCCAGACACCGCAGAGCTGGCCGTCTGGAACGAACTCTTCAGATATCGCTCGGTCCATGAATCAGAAAGGACTGATATACGACAATGGCTACGTCGAACAAACCCAGTGGTCATCTGGATTCGTTAACCACCTCGTTATCTGGAGCACGTCCGCAACTCTCGACAGCGACGGGTCTTTGTGGTCTGTCAAAGCAGCCGTCGAAACAACGTACAAGTCAGAGGATGATATCCAGCTGACTCCACTAACTTGCTCCGTCTCAGCATCAGGTGCAGAGCAAACCATAAGAGGCATGGCATCTGGAACAGCTCTGAAAGAATGGGTCCCGACTTTTCAAGGTTTGATGTACAACGGTTTCAACACCACCGCCATCCAGGACGTACAAGATGCACTGGCAATACTGTTGAATACCATGACTATGATATCCGGTGGAAACAACTACCTTCTCGCTGAGCCAGGACCAGGCCAAGACAAAACCCAGGGATGTCTTGCAAGTGCAGCGTACGTCCCAACCGTCATTGTGgtcatcttcctcgctgTGGCAGGTCTTGGTATCACGGCGTTTGTTGCATGGTGCATAACCTCAATCCGTCTATTCCGATCCCCATCTGAGTTGGAGGCACTCCCCCTGAGCGCTGAAGAGTGGGCAACTTTTGCAGCGAGAGAATACCTCAGTACTGCGAACAACAATCACAGTGTTGTCGTGGCACCAGTGGAGACTTTTGagttgaagagcttcagcgTCGGATTCTCTCAGCCTAATATTGGAAGATTAGGCATGTTCCAGAGAAGGCAAGGGAATCTTTTGAATCAGTGA
- a CDS encoding hypothetical protein (BUSCO:EOG09261BP0), producing MSWPRVLKQAPRCGHCAPSTDSRLIKSSHSIASPIRPRYRGFASQSGNNVSLQCLGKGATRRMSAASTALAKKKAIDRDFIVSVLEVSATKRDAKGYLQKYTGKNPKSLTDAPLFVQGDPQQETEPLDIVPPHVAIMKLRVPQEIDATTLAGVANTLSQLRKLGLLSVVVIDCGIDESRMTFQDQAFRLCEAIDSFGEHGARVVKHAFVGSEPIGQKGRSQPTDIRLDDPAFINHILHHRMMPVIPSVVSRDETRPPQPADSNQIVLALTRYFAGVQQSNNTDTSAAADAVPPKPIALVERIILLDPLGATPMTGRPGASHRFINLEQEYEPILKELMGPDGSPLADDKDLRASITAHAANLALAKDALAMLPHTSSALITTPDAAANLMKTSFETNEAVGSDSLFGIGGIVTTRRKKNPLLHNLLTDKPVFSSSLPMARAPTNSGREPTVGASGGSTLLKKGMPLRVFPHPRENPWVPPKPGSPRLRLTDKCIDLPRLVHLIEDSFGRKLDVDDYLNRVNENLAGVIIAGEYEGGAILTWEKPEGLDDQTAYEQGRYVPYLDKFAVLRKSQGSGGCADIVFNAMVRGCLPDGVSWRSRKDNPVNKWYFERSLGTSKLSGCNWTMFWTTPNLDNQSPVLRDYESVCRGVEPSWADNKHILD from the exons ATGAGCTGGCCCCGCGTGTTGAAGCAGGCACCTCGATGTGGCCACTGTGCACCATCTACCGACTCACGCCTCATTAAATCTTCACATAGCATCGCGTCCCCGATTCGACCCCGATATCGCGGATTTGCTTCACAATCCGGCAACAACGTCTCCTTGCAATGTCTCGGCAAAGGTGCCACTCGTCGCATGTCGGCAGCTTCTACAGCACTTGCCAAAAAAAAGGCCATTGATAGA GACTTCATTGTCTCCGTCTTGGAAGTATCAGCTACCAAACGAGATGCCAAAGGATATCTTCAGAAGTACACCGGCAAGAATCCAAAGTCTCTCACTGATGCACCTCTGTTCGTCCAGGGTGATCCGCAGCAGGAAACGGAACCGCTGGACATAGTGCCTCCGCATGTCGCTATTATGAAGCTTCGTGTCCCACAAGAGATCGATGCCACAACTCTGGCGGGAGTAGCAAATACGCTGTCTCAGTTGCGCAAGCTCGGGCTCTTAAGCGTCGTCGTCATTGACTGTGGTATTGATGAATCTCGCATGACTTTCCAAGACCAGGCTTTCCGCCTCTGTGAAGCCATCGACAGCTTCGGAGAACATGGCGCTCGTGTTGTAAAGCATGCGTTTGTGGGCTCGGAACCCATCGGGCAGAAGGGCAGATCACAGCCCACTGATATCCGACTTGATGATCCTGCCTTTATCAACCACATTCTGCACCACCGCATGATGCCGGTTATCCCTTCTGTGGTCAGCCGCGATGAAACCCGCCCGCCCCAGCCTGCCGACTCGAATCAAATCGTGCTGGCTCTCACTAGGTACTTTGCAGGCGTGCAGCAGTCCAATAACACTGACACATCTGCTGCGGCCGATGCTGTCCCCCCAAAACCCATTGCTCTCGTAGAGAGAATCATTCTTCTTGATCCACTTGGGGCAACACCAATGACAGGCCGACCTGGTGCATCCCACCGGTTCATTAACTTGGAACAAGAATATGAACCGATTCTCAAGGAACTCATGGGCCCTGACGGATCCCCCCTAGCAGACGACAAGGACCTCCGCGCCTCGATCACTGCACATGCCGCGAATTTAGCCCTTGCTAAAGATGCTTTGGCGATGCTACCACATACTTCATCTGCTCTCATTACTACACCTGACGCTGCGGCAAATCTTATGAAAACGTCATTTGAGACCAACGAAGCTGTCGGGTCTGATTCTCTCTTTGGAATCGGTGGTATAGTAACAACTCGGAGGAAGAAAAATCCACTACTGCACAACCTTCTCACAGACAAGCCCGTCTTCTCGTCGTCCCTCCCGATGGCGCGCGCACCAACAAATTCTGGTAGGGAACCCACGGTGGGGGCATCTGGAGGCTCAACTCTACTTAAAAAGGGTATGCCTCTTCGAGTATTCCCTCACCCTCGGGAGAACCCATGGGTTCCGCCCAAGCCTGGAAGTCCTCGACTCCGCTTGACCGATAAGTGCATCGACCTCCCTCGACTGGTCCATCTCATTGAGGACTCATTTGGCAGAAAACTGGACGTGGATGACTATCTCAATAGAGTCAACGAGAATCTGGCCGGCGTGATCATCGCTGGAGAATACGAAGGCGGTGCCATCCTGACGTGGGAGAAACCCGAAGGCTTGGACGACCAGACAGCGTACGAGCAAGGCCGTTACGTTCCGTATCTTGACAAATTCGCCGTCCTGAGGAAGAGCCAGGGCAGTGGTGGTTGTGCTGATATTGTTTTCAACGCCATGGTGCGAGGCTGTCTCCCTGACGGTGTATCGTGGAGAAGTCGGAAGGATAACCCGGTGAACAAGTGGTATTTTGAGCGATCTTTGGGTACTAGTAAGTTGTCTGGGTGTAACTGGACTATGTTCTGGACAACACCCAATTTGGACAACCAAAGTCCTGTTTTGCGAGATTATGAGTCGGTATGCAGGGGAGTCGAACCTTCTTGGGCTGACAATAAACACATTttggattga
- a CDS encoding hypothetical protein (EggNog:ENOG41) → MAPTLLWIGLGNMGKGMSKNIVEKGNVDGPLLLYNRSPQKATDFRAKFPAGRMEVVESLADGISRADVIFSCIANDEAVQETFKAMLQENVSGKLFIESSTIHPDTTEAIAKDVVAKGAEFVAAPVFGAPQMAEAGQLVSVLAGPAASVARAKPWFKGVTSSKDIDLSDKPYSKALTMKVLGNTFILNMAEQLAEAHVVAEKTGLGTEAIHQIVDSIFGGPYTAFSQRMLTGDYYNRDEPLFAVELARKDARHAMSLAESVGVRLRNVEAADAHLAMAYEHMGSSADMAGIYGAIRKESGLKYENDA, encoded by the exons ATGGCTCCCACACTATTATGGATTGGACTTGGAAACATGGGGAAG GGAATGAGCAAGAACATCGTCGAAAAGGGCAACGTGGACGGTCCCCTTCTCTTGTACAACCGTTCACCTCAAAAGGCCACTGACTTCAGGGCCAAGTTTCCAGCCGGCAGGATGGAAGTTGTTGAGTCACTCGCCGACGGCATCTCGAGAGCCGATGTCATCTTCTCCTGCATTGCCAACGACGAAGCCGTTCAAGAAACCTTCAAGGCGATGCTTCAGGAAAACGTCAGCGGTAAGCTGTTCATCGAAAGCTCAACCATCCACCCAGACACCACCGAGGCCATTGCAAAGGATGTTGTAGCCAAAGGAGCTGAATTTGTCGCTGCTCCCGTATTCGGTGCTCCTCAAATGGCTGAGGCTGGTCAGCTCGTTAGTGTTCTTGCTGGACCTGCTGCCAGTGTTGCGAGGGCAAAGCCGTGGTTCAAGGGCGTAACTTCCAGCAAGGACATTGATCTTTCGGATAAGCCTTACAGCAAAGCCTTAACTATGAAGGTTCTTGGAAACACATTCATCCTGAACATGGCCGAGCAGCTCGCTGAGGCGCACGTTGTGGCCGAAAAGACAGGTCTGGGCACTGAAGCCATTCATCAGATCGTCGACTCAATCTTCGGTGGGCCTTACACTGCATTTAGCCAGCGTATGCTCACGGGCGACTACTATAACCGTGATGAGCCTCTTTTTGCAGTTGAGCTCGCCCGAAAGGATGCTCGACATGCTATGAGCTTGGCTGAATCTGTTGGTGTGAGACTTCGAAatgttgaggctgctgatgCGCATTTGGCAATGGCTTATGAACATATGGGCTCATCGGCAGACATGGCTGGAATCTACGGGGCTATTCGAAAGGAATCTGGTCTCAAGTATGAAAACGATGCCTAG
- a CDS encoding hypothetical protein (EggNog:ENOG41): MAIADDNAFELPKLRSSFSLENDTEFLENDNVAEFFDVKFCPYQPLDAQPVFAAISKKHEEASACCCTWTKDPVTGAPYLCIGGVDAKVKIYDVVNGKLYRDVNDLATSPADPSIIASASGDTSIRVWSLDPVHANRPCLVILAGEGHSWDLLSLADFSNSSKWTLPDLPTQAITTPVRVHYPHFSTSAVHSGIIDWACHDNVISLWRIEGFSSANPPPPQSVAPTAQTTVPTNYDEASRLTRSAFVPTMSPQCPSQYTMLLQFHTPNCGPQFFMRFKLHFVPDQHPVLAFCNAGGNVFFWDFERLLAYREFMEVLKDPNRDRSKPVPHPSWMRLVKGRPPKTDSNKGRSGGADKDIPSAFRADAIRLSEEIGDYNAETLETWASRYSQEDPHEPLKAHKTESSSANFVGRQAAWSPGGEWCVVVGSSNQALILQRWANKGSASRASASASASVSVSAPPSAPPFALIQNGTS, from the exons ATGGCTATCGCCGATGATAATGCCTTTGAGCTACCCAAGCTTCGTTCCTCGTTCTCGCTAGAA AACGATACAGAGTTTCTCGAGAATGACAACGTTGCTG AGTTCTTCGATGTCAAGTTCTGTCCTTATCAGCCGCTTGATGCACAACCTGTCTTTGCCGCTATCAGCAAAAAGCAT GAGGAGGCTTCCGCATGCTGTTGTACTTGGACAAAAGATCCCGTAACAGGCGCCCCCTATCTATGCATTGGTGGAGTCGATGCCAAAGTCAAGATCTATGATGTTGTGAACGGGAAACTATACAGG GATGTCAATGATCTAGCAACTTCGCCTGCAGACCCGTCTATTATCGCCTCCGCTTCTGGTGACACGAGTATTCGTGTCTGGAGTCTTGACCCAGTCCACGCAAACCGGCCCTGCTTGGTTATCCTTGCCGGCGAAGGCCATTCATGGGATCTtctgagcttg GCGGACTTTTCTAATTCATCAAAGTGGACGCTCCCAGATCTCCCCACTCAGGCCATCACAACCCCTGTCCGTGTCCATTATCCTCACTTTTCGACCTCAGCAGTCCACAGTGGTATCATTGATTG GGCATGCCATGACAATGTTATCTCACTTTGGAGAATAGAGGGTTTTTCTTCTGCAaatcctccccctccccagaGCGTGGCACCGACGGCTCAGACAACCGTTCCAACCAATTATGACGAGGCGAGCCGTCTCACACGTTCAGCGTTTGTCCCAACGATGTCTCCCCAATGCCCTTCTCAGTATACCATGCTACTCCAGTTCCACACCCCCAACTGTGGCCCGCAGTTCTTCATGCGTTTCAAGCTACATTTTGTGCCGGACCAGCATCCAGTTCTAGCATTTTGCAATGCTGGTGGGAATGTTTTCTTCTGGGATTTTGAACGTTTGCTAGCATACAGAGAGTTCATGGAAGTGCTCAAGGACCCCAACAGGGACAGGAGTAAGCCAGTTCCCCATCCAAGTTGGATGCGGCTTGTGAAGGGTCGACCCCCCAAGACGGACTCTAATAAAGGCCGGAGCGGAGGCGCTGACAAGGACATTCCGAGCGCCTTCCGAGCAGACGCAATCAGGCTGAGCGAAGAGATTGGTGACTATAACGCGGAGACCTTAGAGACGTGGGCGTCGAGGTACAGCCAAGAGGATCCTCATGAGCCATTAAAGGCACATAAGACCGAGTCTTCATCTGCCAATTTTGTGGGTCGACAGGCAGCTTGGAGTCCCGGAGGAGAGTGGTGTGTCGTGGTGGGAAGCTCGAATCAGGCATTGATCCTTCAGCGCTGGGCTAACAAAGGGTCAGCATCAAGAGCATCTGCCTCCGCGTCCGCCTCTGTGTCTGTATCTGCCCCTCCGTCCGCTCCCCCATTTGCCCTTATTCAAAACGGCACGAGTTAG
- a CDS encoding hypothetical protein (EggNog:ENOG41), whose protein sequence is MTEPRRSVRPSPHRSSSALAPANTSDSASIRPRNRRLTSAVEDDSDTASSREASRSRRGRNLNIHDTAASPSPARSYGLLTALSPANSRSASPLPSERNGIPHRTNSAANLSNFFNESLTQSWASIQGFTSSLLSGDNGAARRSQSHNRAGSRPGTWGRDFSGIGSMKKTGGAWGPAPPQEPNLNDVGAGSLVERETALKAARRAMVLESHDGVNGGLDVNGLHKRRNSDESTPEQTQAQEYLVYIHKVEPSDTYAGIILKYQCREDAFRKANGLWTRDSIQVRKWLTIPVDACDVRGRPCDPPSWHNAHSVDLLAPTPAAEENSSVVHDDFFSRPINGTPSATQPSEEEERPWTHVRWVKIDSISQPVEVARVARNAMGYFPPRRKKSIRTVSTFSTPRQSLDLYSNPPGSTGTSSRRQSSLGHRPQLSGTVMSSPGRGAISEGGETLPAWMRRPGGVGSMGMSTRAPGPDKDYLTTWTKKHLPGLTLEGVPSMSIMGSETAHFGFKSGESSSIVENPSGEGQEIGSTQQGNGLDKAAAAVETWLRGALSRKPSSQLDRIRGMPEGSRPERNGDLIELRDTGSDDGRPSGVPPANLMESLQIKSSSRSEGEGGVRGRMVAKGDKDD, encoded by the coding sequence ATGACCGAACCGAGACGCTCTGTGCGGCCCTCGCCGCATCGGTCGTCATCAGCCCTGGCACCCGCCAACACATCGGATTCTGCCTCTATTCGCCCACGAAACCGTCGTCTTACTAGCGCCGTCGAAGACGATAGTGACACTGCGAGCTCCCGAGAAGCCAGCCGCTCCCGCCGCGGCCGAAACCTCAATATCCACGACACCGctgcttctccatctcctgcGCGGAGCTACGGCCTTTTAACAGCTTTGAGTCCTGCCAACAGCCGCTCCGCAAGTCCTCTACCCTCAGAACGAAATGGTATCCCCCATCGCACGAATAGCGCAGCGAATTTGagcaacttcttcaacgaaTCGTTAACGCAAAGCTGGGCTTCGATCCAGGGCTTCACCTCCTCTCTCCTATCAGGTGATAATGGCGCAGCTAGGAGGTCCCAGTCCCACAATCGAGCGGGCTCTCGACCTGGGACCTGGGGCAGGGACTTCTCTGGCATTGGTAGTATGAAGAAGACAGGTGGTGCTTGGGGCCCAGCTCCTCCCCAGGAACCAAACCTGAATGATGTGGGAGCTGGCTCGCTGGTAGAACGGGAAACGGCTCTGAAGGCTGCGAGAAGGGCCATGGTGCTggagagccatgatggcgtcAATGGTGGACTGGATGTCAATGGGCTTCATAAACGCCGTAACTCCGACGAATCGACCCCCGAACAAACCCAGGCTCAAGAGTACCTGGTCTACATTCACAAGGTTGAACCCAGTGATACATATGCAGGCATAATCTTGAAATACCAGTGTCGAGAGGATGCTTTCAGGAAGGCCAATGGACTCTGGACACGAGATAGCATCCAGGTGCGCAAATGGCTGACAATTCCGGTTGATGCCTGCGATGTGAGAGGACGGCCATGCGATCCACCCTCGTGGCACAACGCCCATAGTGTCGACTTACTTGCCCCAACACCTGCAGCGGAAGAGAACTCATCGGTCGTCCATGATGACTTCTTTAGCCGACCAATTAATGGAACGCCGTCAGCGACACAAccttctgaagaagaagaaagaccaTGGACACATGTACGTTGGGTAAAAATTGACTCAATCTCTCAGCCAGTCGAGGTTGCACGAGTTGCGAGGAACGCAATGGGTTACTTTCCGCCTCGACGAAAGAAGAGCATTAGGACTGTTTCGACCTTTTCAACACCACGGCAGAGCCTTGATCTATACAGTAACCCTCCTGGATCTACAGGCACTTCGTCTCGTCGCCAGAGTTCCCTTGGCCACCGGCCCCAGCTTTCTGGTACCGTTATGTCAAGTCCGGGACGAGGTGCGATCAGTGAAGGTGGTGAAACCTTGCCGGCCTGGATGCGTCGgcctggtggtgttggcTCCATGGGTATGAGTACACGTGCTCCTGGTCCGGATAAGGATTATCTCACTACATGGACCAAGAAGCACTTACCTGGACTCACCTTGGAGGGAGTACCCTCCATGTCTATTATGGGCTCAGAAACGGCCCATTTTGGATTTAAATCGGGAGAATCATCGAGCATAGTTGAGAATCCATCAGGGGAGGGCCAGGAAATCGGCTCGACACAGCAAGGGAACGGACTGGACAAAGCGGCTGCGGCTGTAGAGACGTGGCTTAGGGGTGCCCTATCGCGCAAGCCAAGTTCGCAACTGGACAGGATACGAGGAATGCCTGAAGGGAGCAGACCCGAACGAAACGGCGATCTGATAGAATTAAGAGATACTGGCAGTGATGATGGACGTCCTTCCGGGGTACCGCCGGCCAACCTAATGGAGTCGCTACAGATTAAGAGCAGCAGCCGAAGCGAAGGTGAGGGAGGTGTTCGGGGACGAATGGTGGCAAAGGGTGATAAAGACGACTGA